The DNA segment TGGGGTAGAAGTGAGGTGGGTAGAGAGAGGGGGGCAACTTGGGGAAGGGGCCGGTGAGATATGGGTTGAAGTTCCAGGGGTACTCAGGGAAGGCGCGGCCGTAAGGACCCAGCAGGCTGGGTGGCTTGGAGTAGCCTGTGGCACCTGGAGGGGCATAGGGACAGGTCAGGCTGGCCCACTAGCCATGGGGGCCTGTTGCATGGTGGGTGTGCCTCCTGCACGGTcttccaccctcccctcccctcccccacttctctccctATTCCTTTAACCCGCCTGCCCCCCAAACCCTCCTGCCAAGTAGCCAGCACCCTCCCATTAAGTTGCTCTGCAGCAGAGCATTCTCTGCCTTGATTGGTCTTTAGAAATGTTCCCATTACATAACCCAGAGTGGCTTCCAACTCGTAATCTACCTGCCGGGATGTCTGGTGtgtgcaccacacccagctgctgcAGTGTTGACTGTAACCTGCTTCCTTCGAGCACTCTGACTGAGCTGCATCTTTGCCGCATCCCCTCCCTGGCTTTTAAACACATGTACCCACGCGTACTCTGTAGACACATCTCTATCTTATCTCCTGGAGTCCACGCGCCACGTGTGCcgatcccctcccccagcccccagtccCTTACCAGAACCCAGGAATGGGAAGGGGCTGTCCAGACGTAGTTTATCCGTCTCTGGGGTGAATAGGGGTGTCCGAGCCCCTGGCTCTCCTAGGCGTGGGGTAGAGAACAGGTTCTGCAGGGTCtggagagggaggtagggaggcgGGACTGCTTAGCCCCCTCTGGAGAGGACACTAAACACCCCTCTtccagcactaggattacagTATTCAGACGCACCTCAGGGGTCAGGGGCGGGGCATCCGGCCCAGGTGCCCCAGCAAAGGGCCCAGGGGTCAGCAAGAGAGGGGAGCCTGTGGCGGCGGCAGCCACATCCAGCAGTGGGTAATTAACAAGTACGACTTTGCTGAAGTTGAACTTGTAGGTGAACCTCTTCCCTTTGGTCTTGTGGAGAATGCGCTTGTTGTAGTAGTAACTGTGGGAGAGAAGATGGGGTACTGGGGAGGGGCAACGGGGGTGAAGCAGTAGCCGGGCTTAGGTTCCTCTTGTCGCCACCCCCTCCCAGTTTCCACTCACAAGTACTGGGGTCCACTGGAATTCAGTCCTAGGATACAGAGGGAACGCCCCCACCTTTGGAGGGTCAGAAGGGACAGCAAAGGGAGAGAGCAGGATGGGGGTCTGGCCCACAGCCCCTCCTCACCGCAGGGCCCGGCTCAGCTTGTCATAATTCATGTGGGGCTTGCACTTGCGAATGCCCCATAGGCGGGCCACCTCATCGGGGTCCTTGATGACAAACTCCCCGTAGTCCCCCTGCCAGGCGATGACGCCCTGGTACTCCTCCTTCTGCAGCAGCTCCAGGATAAAGTGCCACAGCTGGATCTGCCTGGAGCCAGGGGATGACTCCGGCTTGTAGGCCCAA comes from the Mus pahari chromosome 19, PAHARI_EIJ_v1.1, whole genome shotgun sequence genome and includes:
- the LOC110336918 gene encoding ETS domain-containing transcription factor ERF: MDCSCVSDLLFAPPALPALWTPGFAFPDWAYKPESSPGSRQIQLWHFILELLQKEEYQGVIAWQGDYGEFVIKDPDEVARLWGIRKCKPHMNYDKLSRALRYYYNKRILHKTKGKRFTYKFNFSKVVLVNYPLLDVAAAATGSPLLLTPGPFAGAPGPDAPPLTPETLQNLFSTPRLGEPGARTPLFTPETDKLRLDSPFPFLGSGATGYSKPPSLLGPYGRAFPEYPWNFNPYLTGPFPKLPPSLYPPHFYPNPLGSLGHLPAAGAGGGPMAAPLLAATGEGLGPERPSGLAVAPRLALPGAGGPEATLAGKEDSDSELEITDVSGCSSDSEGDEGLPVSPKTKSGKGGNGS